AACTCTGTGACCTTGTAGCGACTGCTGAACACGAAGAAGAGTGCACCGACTTTGTCTACTACTATTTTCTCTGGTACGGAACGAGTGTTCTCCTCCCCACAGCCGCCGTAGATAAGGCTCGCGACCCAAGAAGCGAGCAGACAACACAGGCAAATAGCCCGTCCCGCTCGAGACCTCAAGGCTCGCGACCCCACTCTTTGATCGGCGTCAGATGTGGAGGATTCGGGCGGGGTTGATTGTGGACTCCAAGGGGCCAGCTACGGGCCCGTGTGCCAGGACCTCCTTTGCTGCCCATGGGAGAATACTCTACCTGGGCGATCATGGATGGTCAACACTTACACCAGCCATCGCCCGGTAGCGATTGGGGGCAAGTCGGCAGCAATGCTTGATTTGGGCCTCGCGGCCGCTGGTACCGCTGCGTGCGATTTCACCGGCCCCTTCCGGCCCGCACCGTCACGTGGCCTGTGCCTTGGCTGTCCGAGCGCAGTGATGAGGATAACCCTTCCACACTTACCCGCTGGAGAATAGATAGAAATCTATTTATTCGGCTGGCCGCACATGTCGATCGGCTCAGCGTACTTCGCAAACAACGCGCTAACGGTATTCTCCAAGGCCAGTTGGGCTGGGGTCATCGGCACATTCTGTTCTCGTTTCGGACCGTAGGCACAAAACTGACGGATGGACCGTATCTTGGATTCGTTCGGCCTATAGGTCCCGGACTCAAAGGTCCCCGGTGTGAAGCCGTTCGGATCGTACGCAACGCTCCGTTGTGAACATCCATCACACACACAAGACAGTTCCTTCTCGGCCCTCGGGCCGATATTTTCCACAGCCCCAACCAAAGACTGAACGTCCGTAGCACTAACAATAGCGGAGGCCGTGGGAGTGTAGTATCCGGAGCGTTCGGCGACATAGATGGCTGCGCAACCGTCCGTGCGGATTTGGAAACGACTCTCACGCTTACCTTTGCATCGACCGCTGTCCCAAGCAAATACAAGCTTGTCACCGCCAAGGATAACGCAGGTGGTCAGTTTCTTGAGCCAGTCCTCAGAAGATCGCATCACATCGGCATCCATGTCGGACTTCGCGGCTTCCAAGATGGCCATGCCCTCGTTTCTCCGGGCTCTCGTTTCGTCCCGAAGTCTGTCATACGTCGAACGGTCGGAACCGGGCCAGTCGTCATAATCACTGCCGCTTGTGGGGTCATCGATCCGCAATAGCTTCCCCATGACTTCGACGGCATGCCGGCGCGCCCACCAATCAGGTGACGAACCGGCCTTCTCAAATATTTCTTCCGCACTTGAGTACGCCCGGACAGAGTAGGATTCGGGAATATTCCACAAGGGGATCTTCCCGATCGGAGGCTCTGGAAGATTGAACAAGGTCGTGATGGTTGGGCCTCGGGCCTCCAAGAACACGACCTCGCTCGCAGCCTCGTTGAGGAGAAAATAGAAATAATCTTCATTGATGCAGCCGGCCGGGCAATCGCCCGACCCCGACTTGTAAACGACGTGGTACCGATTGTTCTTCCGTAATAGATATGTGTCAGAGCTGTCTCCTCCAACAACATTGAGGGTCACACTTCTTGCTCCGGTTGCCTCCTTGACCTTCTTGGCAAGATACGGCAGGTTCAGAGGCTCCTCGAACCATAGGACGAGGTACGGAAGGTTCTGCGTAAGCCGATAAATACTCTTGAGAGGGTATTCTTTGCTAAAGACCTGAAGCGCCGTCCAGACGGCCTTGCGTTTTTCCTTTTCCTCCGTGCCCGGTTCAAAAAACTCGTTCGGGAACTCAAGAACCAACTCGTCATGGCTCCATCTTGGCCGGGCGAAAGGATCATCGAAGGCTGGGAAAAGCTTCCCGATGAGAGACAGTGCGCAATCGATCTCATTCGCAAGCGTCCCTTCCAAACGGATCTGGGTACTATTCCTAAAGGTGAGTTCCCTGACGGTGTCAGAGTAGGGCGGACCTGCTGGAGTACACGTCCCCTTTCTCGTGATCGGTAGGTCTGTAGGCCTGAATCCGAGAATCTCCTCAGGCTTCCACGGTGTCTCTGGTTGAGGAGGGTCTTGGGGGCGTGGCGGCTGGACCGGACCTAATGAGTCTGCTGACGATGACGGCTCGGCAGGCTGCGACGCGAAGGCATCGGGGCCAGGGTCATTGGTATGCTCCGATCGATCAGTCGGGTTACTGCAGTGGGCTGAAAAGACTCCAAGGAGCAATCCCACTCTAAGCCAACGCTCCATCCTTTGGATTCTGCGCCAGCTATCTGGCCCTTGCAAGAACGAGCTTGACCTTGGCCGCGAGCCGCCTTGATAACCGGGGGCCGGGCTACGTCAACATGAAACGTCAAGATTGGGGGCGTAATCCGCACAAACTCGGAATTCGGGGGCCTGCCGGCCTGTAGACCGCGTTGACGGCCTTTCCGCACTCCTCCGCTCCTCCATCCCTCACCCAGCGTGTGCATCGACCCTCCGAGCGTGTATGACGAGCAATCCCTTTCCATGGGGCCATGCAAGGTAGTGGCGAGAACCAGCAAACACCTCAGGTCCCTTTGAAGGGCACTACAGGGAAGGGGGACCCCAAGTTAGGTTTGGAGTTCGGCCTTACGAGCCCCGTCGGGTCAATTGCTTCTGAATCCGGGCGAGGAGACGGTTCGCGGCGGGCAGAGGGCGCCAGGGAATTCCAAAGAGCCGGTAGTCGATAAACTCCACGTACAGACCGATCTCGCTTCGACAGTCGATGTACGCAAAATCCACATAGAGGGCAGGACCCGCCACGCGGACTTGCCCGCGAACCGCTGTGGGAAAGCCTGCGAGAATGAACTCCCGCTCCCTTTCATCGACATGGTGATCCAGGACGCCTACGTGATGCAGAATGAATCGGCCCCCCGCATCGATGGCGTCCGAGTAGAAAGTGGATCCCTCGCCTGCCCCGAGAAGTTCCACCTCATACCCATTCCTCTGCGCCAAGGCGATGTGGCCGCGGAAGGTTCGGGGTTGACCGCGCTCGTCCCACGGCCACACCCTGCCTTTGAGTTCCAGGAAGGGGCCGAATCCTGCCGGAGAGAGCACGTTGATCGCCTCTTGCATATCCCTGACTGCAATTCCGTATTGCCAGATGGAATTGAGCCCCATTTTCTTGCAGAAACCGGGGTCCAGAACATCTCTCCATTCGGGCACCTCGCCCCGACGCAAGATCGCATCGAAATCATGCATAGATTCCATTTCACCCGTGGCCACGTGGGTCACGGTAGCATGAACGAGTCGGTGGAAAAACACATTCCAAAGCGAGAAGCGTTCAAAGGATGAACTCGATTCCTAGATTGAATGATTTACGCTAAACTACCGTCCATCGTCGCGCCTGTAGCTCAACTGGACAGAGCGCTAGCCTCCGGAGCTAGAGGTTCCCAGTTCGATTCTGGGCAGGCGCACTTTCATCACCATCGCGGGCATCCTGGCCCGCCGTCAAAGGTTGAAAGTACCGTCGCCATCACGGCGACAGCACTCGCTTCGTCATGCCGACCTTCCATGGTCGGCGCATGTAAGAAGCGAGTGCGGCTCGCTTCACGCTCGACCGCATCTTTCCACTCACCGCGGGCGTCCCCGAGCCGCGATGAAGCACCACAGCCAAGGTCGGGCATGCCCGCCGGCCGCTCCGGAAGGACCACGGGTGGGGACAGAACGGGGGCAGATTTTGAGAGGTTGACAGGCCATTTTGATATGGCTATTCTAGCCCGATGAGAAAAGCCTCGGTCACGGAGACGAAGAACAGACTGAGCGCCCTCCTAGAACGGGT
The nucleotide sequence above comes from Nitrospirota bacterium. Encoded proteins:
- a CDS encoding VOC family protein; translation: MESMHDFDAILRRGEVPEWRDVLDPGFCKKMGLNSIWQYGIAVRDMQEAINVLSPAGFGPFLELKGRVWPWDERGQPRTFRGHIALAQRNGYEVELLGAGEGSTFYSDAIDAGGRFILHHVGVLDHHVDEREREFILAGFPTAVRGQVRVAGPALYVDFAYIDCRSEIGLYVEFIDYRLFGIPWRPLPAANRLLARIQKQLTRRGS